A region of Paenibacillus thiaminolyticus DNA encodes the following proteins:
- a CDS encoding Crp/Fnr family transcriptional regulator has product MTEDSCQYAEEPCTRKVPIFASLSNEELAKVSAMIKHRKYEKGEALVLEEQPSDTLFIIKQGHVKLLKVTPQGKEQILHILSNGDFFGELNIFNSDELSNFSAYALKKTDICMFTKDDMEHLVRNNPDISLKLLKTVTKRLAHTENLAQSLATKDPEIRIAYMILELGNKYGKPVQGAQERIKIKLPLSREELANYVGVTRETISRKFSKFERLGIIEIKGTREITILNAQKLNEYID; this is encoded by the coding sequence ATGACAGAAGATTCCTGCCAATACGCCGAGGAGCCTTGCACCCGCAAGGTTCCTATTTTCGCCTCTCTTTCCAATGAGGAACTGGCTAAAGTCAGCGCCATGATCAAACACAGAAAGTATGAGAAAGGCGAAGCGCTCGTTCTGGAGGAACAACCTTCAGACACCTTATTCATTATTAAGCAAGGCCATGTCAAGCTGTTGAAAGTGACGCCTCAGGGCAAAGAGCAAATCTTGCATATCCTGTCCAACGGTGATTTTTTTGGCGAGTTGAATATATTCAACAGCGATGAATTGAGTAATTTTAGTGCCTATGCGCTGAAAAAGACCGACATTTGCATGTTCACCAAGGATGATATGGAGCATCTTGTCCGCAACAACCCGGACATTTCATTGAAGCTGCTCAAAACGGTGACCAAACGATTGGCGCACACGGAAAATCTGGCCCAAAGCCTGGCTACCAAGGACCCTGAAATACGGATTGCCTATATGATCCTGGAACTCGGCAATAAATACGGCAAACCGGTTCAAGGAGCGCAGGAGAGGATAAAGATAAAACTTCCCCTGTCGCGCGAAGAATTGGCCAATTATGTGGGCGTGACACGGGAAACAATCAGCCGCAAATTCAGCAAGTTTGAACGGCTGGGTATTATTGAAATCAAAGGCACCCGGGAAATCACGATCCTGAATGCGCAAAAACTGAACGAATATATTGATTAG
- the rd gene encoding rubredoxin, giving the protein MKKYICQPCGYIYDPSIGDPDEDILPGTAFEDLPEDWVCPVCGEDKSQFVPIEG; this is encoded by the coding sequence ATGAAAAAATATATATGTCAGCCTTGCGGATATATTTACGACCCAAGCATTGGCGATCCTGATGAAGATATTTTACCCGGCACCGCGTTTGAGGATCTTCCCGAGGATTGGGTGTGTCCGGTGTGCGGAGAAGATAAGAGCCAATTCGTGCCTATTGAAGGCTAA
- a CDS encoding NAD(P)/FAD-dependent oxidoreductase: MADNRHYVIVGSGVASVHAAKAIRDHDNEAQISIFGEEPALPYNRVKLSKGLFNDLHSEKILIKKEKWFHENRIAVHDNTRISSISTDKKTVITADGREIAYHKLLLCTGAANRKLSLEGASLPNVHNIRDRRDADKFKEALRTGDRVCVIGGGIQGLETAWSLIQAGYAVTMIEAGPRLMPRQLDAPSAAILMNNAVASGAEVRLGQGVTRIIGAGRAAGIELEDGSTLACDHIVYSIGVMPNIALAREAGLTAGTGIIVNEQMQTSDIHIYAAGDCAEFQGKVDGLWGCAIEQGQAAGANMANRKAIYQRPVPMTLSNIFNTPLFSIGLVDEQQCDTSITESAQGRFRRIFIKGGSLCGAIAFENAAASLPYKAAIEQKLPLDGIDVASCGLEEVMNKVAKRLQ, from the coding sequence ATGGCCGACAACCGCCATTATGTTATTGTAGGCAGTGGAGTTGCTTCCGTACATGCTGCTAAAGCGATCAGAGATCATGATAACGAAGCGCAGATCTCTATTTTCGGAGAAGAGCCGGCCCTTCCGTACAACAGGGTAAAGCTGTCGAAAGGCTTGTTTAACGATTTGCACAGTGAAAAAATCTTGATTAAGAAAGAAAAATGGTTCCATGAAAACAGAATTGCCGTGCATGATAATACCCGTATCTCTTCTATAAGTACAGATAAAAAAACGGTGATAACCGCTGATGGCCGCGAGATAGCTTATCATAAGCTTCTTCTGTGTACAGGAGCCGCGAATCGCAAGCTGAGTCTGGAGGGCGCTTCCCTTCCCAACGTGCATAACATTCGCGACAGGCGTGATGCGGACAAGTTCAAGGAAGCTTTGCGGACGGGGGATCGGGTCTGTGTCATCGGGGGCGGCATTCAAGGGTTGGAAACGGCCTGGTCGCTTATCCAAGCCGGATATGCCGTCACGATGATTGAGGCCGGACCGCGGCTTATGCCCCGGCAGCTGGACGCCCCATCTGCGGCGATATTGATGAATAATGCCGTTGCATCCGGAGCCGAGGTCAGGCTGGGACAAGGCGTCACCCGCATCATTGGCGCAGGCCGCGCAGCCGGGATAGAGCTCGAAGACGGATCGACACTCGCTTGCGATCATATCGTCTATTCGATCGGGGTCATGCCGAACATAGCGCTGGCACGCGAGGCAGGCCTGACAGCCGGGACGGGCATTATCGTCAACGAGCAGATGCAGACCAGCGACATTCATATCTATGCCGCGGGAGACTGCGCCGAATTCCAGGGCAAGGTGGACGGGCTATGGGGATGCGCTATCGAGCAGGGACAAGCGGCCGGGGCCAATATGGCGAACCGCAAAGCGATTTACCAGCGGCCGGTTCCGATGACCTTGTCCAACATATTCAACACACCTTTGTTTTCCATCGGTCTGGTGGATGAACAGCAGTGCGATACCAGCATAACCGAATCGGCGCAAGGGCGTTTCAGACGGATTTTTATCAAAGGCGGTTCCCTATGCGGGGCGATTGCCTTCGAAAACGCTGCCGCTTCCTTACCGTATAAAGCCGCTATTGAACAAAAGCTTCCTCTGGATGGAATCGATGTTGCAAGCTGCGGCTTGGAGGAAGTTATGAATAAAGTCGCCAAAAGATTACAATGA